A single genomic interval of Chitinophaga sp. 180180018-3 harbors:
- a CDS encoding outer membrane beta-barrel protein translates to MNKLITMVAAGIVIMYSGDSFGQFKVTGKVTDTTFHALTFATIELYKDSLRLKSSVTDSAGGYTLENIQSGIYSLRCSYLGNKPWTKEINVTNDIVVNITYRTSSKNLAGITVTGRTIEQVGDKLYFNVENSMLSRGYNGIEVLQRSPKLNIGPDGEILLSNKAAIVLINGRKMPLQGAALNTYLSGLNAEEIRRIEIQDVASSEQDATSGGGVINIITKKNPHGFKVIAKASYLFRKNSYSTENGALNLNYGTEKWAVYGAVNYNKDKDLGKSTGAFNYKSGVKNNNAEVFDQNEKSTDYRAGIIYYPDKKQETGIEGYYNQYHSNFDGYGTQQLDQVGLPAINSEIHSISGSNDCLWYLTFNYVYKTDEKGSNFKFIGDVGNNKNLPYNDVQTNYRNDAAKDSHDQYNTTALSNYYTLQIDWTKKLAGNFDFQSGIKYGRVKRNNELISQYLENGSWIYNKNQYQKFDNQEGILAWYASASKQWQKQYLKIGLRIENTDIKGLNKINDKNVKQNYTRLFPSLYYNYSLKNDMGFSISYKRSITRPFFSDLNPYTIKQNDYLYFIGNPYLQPLYMDAIRIAFDFPQQSISIFARKTTNTIQGAYYTDSNLVNYFQPQNFGKFCETGIDYTYAGNISKWWYASINTGVFYNSFDAIDGVNTAGLSFYNNIYCQFKISKAWSVDLSNFYQHRYKNKNLLGEPKYKTDLSIRNTSIKNIILTLRSSDIFNTRIDENTSYYKNFDSYFRLKKLTRSFMFSIQYTFDNKKKLNTKTVKSDNESRQRL, encoded by the coding sequence TTATGTACAGTGGAGATTCATTTGGTCAATTTAAAGTTACCGGTAAAGTAACGGATACTACTTTTCATGCGCTTACATTTGCTACTATTGAATTGTACAAAGATAGCCTCCGTCTCAAATCATCTGTGACAGATAGCGCCGGCGGGTATACCCTCGAAAATATTCAGTCAGGCATCTATAGCCTGCGATGCAGCTACCTGGGCAACAAACCATGGACGAAAGAAATAAATGTAACAAATGATATTGTAGTCAATATAACATATAGAACGAGCAGTAAAAACCTTGCTGGCATTACCGTTACAGGAAGAACTATTGAGCAGGTAGGCGACAAACTTTATTTCAATGTCGAAAACAGCATGCTGTCCAGGGGGTATAATGGAATAGAGGTTCTTCAACGTAGTCCCAAGTTGAATATTGGCCCGGATGGCGAAATCCTGTTGTCAAATAAAGCAGCTATCGTATTAATCAATGGCAGGAAGATGCCTCTACAGGGGGCAGCATTAAACACTTATTTATCCGGCTTAAATGCAGAGGAGATCAGGCGGATTGAAATACAGGATGTAGCCTCTTCTGAACAGGATGCAACGTCTGGGGGCGGCGTCATTAACATTATTACAAAAAAGAATCCACATGGATTCAAAGTGATTGCAAAAGCATCTTACCTCTTTAGAAAGAACAGCTATAGCACGGAAAACGGCGCTTTAAATCTGAACTATGGCACAGAAAAATGGGCGGTATATGGCGCTGTTAATTATAATAAAGATAAAGATTTGGGAAAATCCACCGGGGCTTTCAATTATAAATCCGGAGTTAAAAATAACAATGCAGAGGTATTTGATCAAAATGAAAAGAGCACGGATTATAGAGCAGGGATTATCTACTACCCTGATAAAAAACAAGAGACAGGTATTGAAGGCTATTACAATCAATACCACTCCAACTTTGATGGATATGGTACCCAGCAACTCGATCAGGTGGGATTACCTGCCATCAACAGTGAGATACACTCAATATCGGGGTCGAACGATTGCCTTTGGTACCTGACATTTAATTACGTCTATAAGACAGACGAAAAAGGCAGTAATTTTAAATTCATCGGCGATGTAGGCAACAATAAAAACCTACCCTATAATGACGTTCAAACAAATTACAGAAATGACGCGGCAAAAGACAGCCATGATCAATATAATACTACGGCTCTTTCCAATTATTATACGCTGCAGATTGACTGGACAAAAAAGTTAGCAGGTAATTTCGACTTCCAATCCGGAATTAAATACGGAAGGGTGAAGAGAAATAATGAATTAATCTCCCAATATCTCGAAAATGGAAGTTGGATATACAATAAAAATCAGTATCAAAAATTTGACAATCAGGAAGGCATTCTTGCCTGGTATGCCAGTGCAAGTAAACAATGGCAAAAACAGTATTTGAAGATTGGTTTGCGGATTGAGAATACTGATATCAAAGGGTTAAATAAGATCAATGATAAAAACGTTAAACAGAACTACACGAGGCTCTTCCCAAGTCTCTATTACAATTACAGCCTGAAAAACGATATGGGTTTCTCCATCAGCTACAAAAGGAGTATCACAAGGCCATTCTTCTCGGACCTAAATCCATATACGATTAAACAGAATGACTATCTGTACTTCATCGGCAATCCATATCTACAGCCTTTATATATGGATGCAATAAGGATAGCTTTCGATTTCCCCCAACAATCCATTTCAATTTTTGCCAGAAAAACGACAAACACGATTCAGGGTGCCTATTATACTGATAGTAATCTGGTAAACTATTTCCAACCACAGAATTTCGGAAAATTTTGTGAAACCGGCATTGATTATACCTATGCCGGTAATATTTCAAAATGGTGGTATGCCAGTATAAATACGGGGGTTTTCTACAATTCTTTTGATGCCATTGATGGAGTAAACACAGCCGGATTGTCATTCTATAATAATATTTATTGCCAGTTCAAAATTAGCAAGGCATGGTCGGTAGATCTATCTAACTTCTATCAGCATCGTTACAAAAATAAAAACCTTCTGGGAGAGCCCAAATACAAAACAGATCTATCCATAAGAAATACTTCCATAAAAAACATCATTCTCACACTAAGATCAAGTGACATTTTTAATACCCGCATCGATGAGAACACTTCTTACTACAAAAACTTCGACTCCTATTTCCGGTTAAAAAAACTGACGCGGTCATTTATGTTTTCTATCCAATACACATTCGACAACAAGAAAAAACTGAACACAAAAACTGTGAAATCAGACAATGAAAGCCGGCAAAGGCTCTGA
- a CDS encoding radical SAM protein, whose amino-acid sequence MKLSRFNTAVPYDGAVVYHNSYSNRFLLLDQMLYDMIAIIRTPSDLEDLREIHEEFYNALTEYGFIVEEDTDEIAKARTLIESIDNQDSYFHLIVNPTMNCNFSCWYCYENHEKKSRITDEVIDKIEALIENIFVSKPGIQIFSLSFFGGEPLLFYDKMSILMKKAKILSDKYGKELQISITSNGLLIDEKIIEELKGYTVAGFQITLDGNKDKHDLVRFVSKSRGSYEKIMDNIRALVRNGFFITMRVNFTKENLIGLEDIIDDLRDLTEEEKKLISLSMQKVFQEPSTQELIDDVGKFKEYARKNGISHRSAILADTVRSSCYADKQNEAVINYNGDVYKCNARDFNQKNKEGILNEKGEIIWNEQHNKRLIPKLTNKPCLECSIMPICGGGCSQMIVENIGRDYCVHDFDEKSKKRLVLEMFLDQETIKI is encoded by the coding sequence ATGAAATTAAGTAGATTTAATACTGCTGTTCCATATGACGGTGCAGTTGTATATCACAACTCATACTCAAACAGATTCCTCTTACTGGACCAGATGCTATACGACATGATTGCCATTATAAGGACACCCTCAGATTTAGAAGACTTAAGGGAAATCCACGAAGAGTTCTACAATGCACTAACTGAATATGGATTTATAGTAGAAGAAGATACAGATGAAATAGCAAAAGCCAGGACGCTGATAGAATCTATCGATAATCAGGACTCATATTTCCATTTAATTGTCAATCCAACGATGAATTGTAATTTCAGCTGTTGGTATTGTTACGAAAATCATGAAAAAAAATCAAGAATAACCGACGAGGTTATAGACAAGATAGAAGCACTAATCGAAAATATATTTGTAAGCAAGCCTGGTATCCAAATATTCAGTCTATCATTTTTTGGAGGAGAACCGTTGCTATTTTATGACAAAATGAGTATTCTCATGAAGAAAGCAAAGATACTGTCGGATAAGTATGGAAAGGAATTACAGATCTCCATTACCTCTAACGGCCTGCTCATTGATGAGAAAATAATTGAGGAATTAAAAGGTTATACTGTAGCGGGATTTCAGATAACACTGGATGGAAATAAAGACAAACATGACCTGGTACGATTCGTCTCAAAATCAAGAGGATCCTATGAGAAAATCATGGACAATATCAGGGCCCTCGTCCGCAATGGCTTTTTTATAACTATGAGAGTAAATTTCACAAAAGAAAACCTGATTGGATTGGAAGATATAATTGATGATCTGAGAGACTTAACTGAAGAAGAAAAGAAACTCATATCGCTATCCATGCAAAAGGTATTTCAGGAACCAAGCACACAGGAATTAATTGACGACGTGGGCAAATTCAAGGAATATGCCCGCAAAAATGGCATATCCCATCGGAGTGCAATTCTTGCAGATACTGTCAGAAGCTCCTGCTATGCAGATAAGCAGAATGAAGCCGTAATTAACTACAATGGTGATGTATATAAATGTAATGCCAGAGATTTCAACCAAAAAAATAAAGAAGGTATATTAAATGAAAAAGGAGAGATTATCTGGAACGAACAGCACAATAAAAGGTTAATACCTAAATTGACCAATAAGCCATGCCTGGAATGCTCCATTATGCCGATTTGTGGTGGAGGTTGCAGCCAGATGATAGTGGAGAATATTGGCAGAGACTATTGCGTGCATGATTTTGACGAAAAAAGCAAGAAACGACTAGTACTCGAAATGTTTTTAGATCAGGAAACAATAAAAATTTAA
- a CDS encoding peptidase domain-containing ABC transporter — translation MIFFPQHDQMDCGPACLAMVASSYGKIYGLNYLREQSFLSREGVSLLGISDAAQQIGMETLPAKVSPDMLAEKETPLPAILHWNQNHFVVLEKIQRNPFTKELRYKIADPAHGFITLSRKRFEKHWLSADEEGVALFLHPTEHFYKQDPSKEEKASIRFLLSYLIPYKRSLIWMLVLLLIGSIISLAFPLLNQVLIDKGVNGKNLNFITLILSAQLSLYLGSLVMELFRNWITLVVGTKVNIQIISDFLRKLMKLPIKFFDTKLMGDFNQRITDHDRIENFLTSQSLLTFFSMITFIVFFGVLWYYNPQLLLVYLGLSIVAVLWSLYWLKRRKILDYFRFQLRSENQQSIYEIMNGVTEMKLNQFEEYKRKEWETIQQKIFKTNIRTLRLNQIQLTGFEFFNQCKNIFVTFLAASFVVHGQMTLGALLSVSYIIGQMNSPINQLVNFFRSLQDAKLSLARLNEVQQHPEEDAQAEHTSGTMPPHRNDNMNAFNGKDFKLSCIDFQYEGPRSPFVLKDISLHIPQGKITAIVGASGSGKTTLMKLLLKFYDPVNGSIHLGDHPLNEVPHLWLRKHSGVVLQDGFIFGDTIERNIVCGDEHINKERLHQALHIANIDSFIDGLPLGLNTKIGSSGNGLSGGQRQRILIARAVYKNPLFLFLDEATSALDAENEKVIHDNLQSFFTGKTVVIIAHRLSTVKNADQIVVLKEGQIVESGTHHQLVGKKMNYYNLVKNQLELGS, via the coding sequence ATGATCTTCTTTCCACAACATGATCAGATGGATTGCGGGCCGGCCTGCCTCGCAATGGTGGCTTCCAGCTACGGTAAGATCTACGGCCTGAATTATTTACGGGAACAATCATTTCTCTCCCGGGAGGGAGTATCCCTATTGGGAATAAGTGATGCTGCCCAGCAAATCGGCATGGAAACACTGCCAGCAAAGGTTTCTCCCGACATGCTTGCGGAAAAAGAAACGCCGCTTCCCGCCATCCTTCATTGGAATCAAAACCATTTTGTTGTACTTGAAAAGATACAGCGAAATCCTTTCACAAAAGAATTACGATATAAGATAGCTGACCCGGCACATGGATTCATCACATTATCCAGAAAACGCTTTGAAAAACACTGGCTTTCAGCAGATGAAGAAGGAGTAGCATTGTTTCTGCATCCCACTGAACATTTCTACAAACAGGATCCATCAAAAGAGGAAAAGGCATCTATCCGGTTTTTATTAAGTTATCTTATCCCTTACAAACGTTCTCTGATCTGGATGCTGGTATTATTACTGATAGGGTCAATAATTTCACTGGCCTTTCCGCTTCTTAATCAAGTGCTGATAGACAAAGGCGTTAATGGAAAAAATCTCAATTTCATTACGTTGATACTATCGGCGCAACTCAGTCTTTATCTGGGCAGCCTGGTGATGGAATTATTCCGTAACTGGATTACACTTGTAGTAGGCACCAAGGTGAATATCCAGATCATTTCGGACTTCTTAAGAAAACTAATGAAACTACCCATTAAGTTTTTCGACACAAAATTAATGGGTGATTTTAATCAACGGATTACGGATCACGATCGTATAGAGAATTTCCTTACCTCTCAAAGCCTGCTCACTTTCTTCTCTATGATCACCTTTATAGTTTTCTTTGGGGTGCTCTGGTACTACAATCCGCAACTATTGTTAGTTTATCTGGGACTTAGTATTGTCGCCGTATTATGGTCATTATACTGGCTGAAACGGAGAAAGATACTAGATTATTTCCGCTTTCAGTTGCGCAGCGAAAATCAGCAATCCATTTATGAAATAATGAATGGTGTAACAGAAATGAAACTAAACCAATTTGAAGAATATAAACGCAAAGAATGGGAAACAATTCAGCAGAAAATATTTAAAACGAATATCCGCACGCTAAGACTTAACCAAATACAATTAACGGGATTTGAGTTTTTCAACCAATGTAAAAATATATTCGTCACATTTCTTGCAGCATCATTTGTCGTTCACGGACAAATGACACTAGGAGCATTATTGAGCGTATCATACATCATCGGCCAGATGAACTCCCCCATCAATCAACTGGTAAATTTTTTCCGATCATTGCAAGATGCCAAACTGAGCCTGGCCCGGCTCAATGAAGTGCAGCAGCATCCGGAAGAAGACGCCCAGGCTGAACATACTTCGGGAACTATGCCACCTCATAGGAACGATAACATGAATGCCTTCAACGGAAAAGATTTTAAGTTATCCTGCATAGATTTCCAATATGAAGGGCCGAGGTCTCCCTTTGTTCTGAAGGATATATCCCTTCATATCCCTCAGGGAAAAATAACCGCTATCGTAGGTGCCAGCGGAAGCGGAAAAACTACGCTAATGAAGCTGTTGCTGAAATTTTATGATCCTGTGAATGGTAGTATCCATCTTGGCGATCATCCTTTAAACGAGGTACCTCATCTATGGTTGCGTAAACACAGCGGAGTAGTATTGCAAGATGGCTTTATTTTTGGAGACACCATTGAACGTAACATTGTATGCGGTGATGAACATATCAACAAAGAAAGATTACATCAAGCACTTCATATCGCTAACATTGACTCATTTATTGATGGTCTTCCACTGGGCTTGAATACAAAGATCGGTTCTTCGGGCAATGGCCTTTCCGGAGGACAGCGTCAACGTATATTGATAGCTCGTGCCGTATACAAAAATCCCCTCTTCCTGTTTCTGGACGAGGCAACATCCGCCCTGGATGCAGAAAATGAAAAGGTCATTCATGATAACCTACAATCTTTCTTTACGGGAAAAACCGTAGTAATTATTGCCCACAGACTTTCTACCGTTAAAAATGCAGATCAGATCGTTGTACTAAAAGAAGGACAGATTGTAGAAAGCGGCACTCATCATCAACTTGTAGGAAAGAAGATGAACTACTACAACCTGGTGAAGAATCAACTGGAACTGGGAAGCTAA
- a CDS encoding DNA-3-methyladenine glycosylase: MAKINASFYQREDVLLIAQQLLGSTLVTNINGVRTAGIIVETEAYAGVTDRASHAWNNRRTNRTAVMYEPGGVAYVYLCYGIHYLFNIVTNVRDTPQAVLVRALEPVDGLEIMKERTGNKNPLLTAGPGALSKAMGIDLHLNGSRLSGNKIWVEQHSPVSHIDMAADTRVGVQYAGADAFLPYRFYIKNNKWVSKGKGLTLPLST, from the coding sequence GTGGCTAAAATCAACGCTTCATTCTACCAGCGGGAAGATGTACTGCTGATTGCGCAACAATTATTGGGAAGTACACTGGTGACAAACATCAACGGAGTGAGAACGGCTGGTATTATCGTGGAAACCGAAGCCTATGCCGGCGTCACAGACAGGGCATCACATGCCTGGAACAACCGCCGTACTAACCGTACCGCCGTTATGTATGAACCAGGCGGCGTTGCTTATGTTTATCTCTGCTATGGTATACATTACCTGTTCAACATCGTTACCAATGTCCGCGATACGCCGCAGGCTGTATTGGTAAGAGCGCTGGAGCCGGTAGATGGGCTGGAGATCATGAAAGAAAGAACCGGAAACAAAAATCCCCTGCTTACCGCTGGTCCGGGTGCACTCAGCAAAGCAATGGGCATAGATCTCCACCTCAACGGTTCCCGTCTCTCCGGTAATAAAATTTGGGTAGAGCAACACTCCCCGGTCAGCCATATCGATATGGCCGCTGATACCCGTGTGGGCGTTCAATACGCCGGTGCCGATGCATTTCTTCCTTATCGTTTCTATATAAAAAACAATAAATGGGTCAGCAAAGGAAAAGGATTAACACTGCCGTTGTCAACATAA
- a CDS encoding glycoside hydrolase family 2 TIM barrel-domain containing protein: MSGVYATTAMPRKWAIAALLIFILAGCTSSSTSTHQRKVYIGKLNGKYTIYRNDQPFLVKGAAGTDDLLKLRDAGGNTIRTWDTTHLGQLLDSAYANNIAVIAGLSIPPSIYKEFYEDTAKVAAQYNGVRDIVTRYKSHPALLMWCLGNEVDFPYRPQYANFYRAYNRLLKTIHEQDPDHPVTTALVNFNKRCLFNIRLKVSGLDLISMNIFGDLRNLHKNLDDFSWWWNGPFLITEWGINGPWESEFTAWGAPIENTTTKKAAQYQELYEQHMPVNNPRFLGACIFYWGNKQEVTHTWYSLFSADGAASATAGVMQYLWTGNWPAHKAPELKYMLLGGKGARDNIICLPDTLQTAEVFFQNTPDSSLRIEWELLAEDWYSKDRFVPNTAKPASFNTHFTSINGNKATFRTPSKEGPYRIFATVYNKYGQFAATNTPFYVIGR; the protein is encoded by the coding sequence ATGTCAGGAGTGTATGCGACTACTGCTATGCCACGCAAATGGGCCATAGCAGCATTATTGATATTTATTCTTGCCGGTTGCACTTCTTCATCCACCTCTACTCACCAGCGTAAAGTGTATATCGGCAAGCTGAACGGAAAATATACCATCTACCGCAACGATCAACCTTTCCTGGTGAAAGGGGCTGCGGGAACAGACGACTTGCTTAAACTCCGCGATGCCGGAGGCAATACAATTCGCACATGGGATACCACGCACCTGGGCCAGCTGCTCGATAGCGCCTACGCTAACAATATAGCGGTTATTGCCGGCCTCTCCATCCCTCCCAGTATTTATAAGGAATTTTATGAAGATACGGCTAAAGTAGCGGCACAATATAACGGGGTCAGGGATATAGTAACCCGTTACAAATCGCATCCTGCATTACTGATGTGGTGCCTGGGCAATGAAGTCGATTTCCCCTACCGGCCGCAATACGCCAACTTCTACAGGGCATACAACCGCCTGCTGAAAACGATACACGAACAGGACCCCGATCATCCGGTCACTACAGCGCTCGTTAACTTCAACAAGCGCTGCCTTTTTAACATCCGGCTCAAAGTATCCGGCCTGGATCTTATTTCCATGAACATCTTCGGCGATCTCCGGAACCTCCATAAAAACCTGGACGATTTTTCCTGGTGGTGGAATGGCCCTTTCCTCATCACCGAATGGGGTATCAACGGGCCCTGGGAATCTGAGTTTACTGCCTGGGGAGCTCCTATTGAAAATACCACTACCAAAAAAGCGGCGCAATACCAGGAGCTCTATGAGCAGCATATGCCGGTAAATAATCCCCGCTTCCTCGGCGCCTGTATTTTCTACTGGGGCAATAAACAGGAGGTTACGCATACGTGGTACAGCCTGTTCAGTGCGGATGGCGCCGCCTCAGCAACCGCTGGTGTCATGCAATACCTGTGGACCGGCAACTGGCCTGCCCATAAGGCACCGGAATTGAAGTATATGCTGCTGGGCGGCAAAGGTGCAAGGGATAATATCATTTGCCTTCCCGATACCCTGCAAACGGCGGAAGTCTTTTTTCAAAATACGCCCGACAGCAGCTTGCGTATCGAATGGGAATTGCTGGCGGAAGACTGGTATTCAAAGGATCGCTTCGTTCCTAATACCGCAAAACCGGCGTCATTTAATACACATTTTACCAGCATCAACGGGAACAAGGCAACCTTCCGGACGCCATCGAAAGAAGGACCATACCGGATATTTGCCACTGTCTATAATAAATACGGGCAGTTTGCTGCTACCAATACACCTTTTTACGTAATCGGCCGATGA